The Betaproteobacteria bacterium genome contains the following window.
CACGTCGGAACCTTCCCCGCTGATTTTGGCGCCCATGGCGATCAGGCAGCGGGCCAAGTCCACGACCTCGGGCTCGCGCGCGGCGTTCTCCAGCACGGTGGTGCCTTGCGCCAGCGTGGCGGCCATCATGAGGTTTTCCGTACCGGTGACGGTCACCAAGTCCATCACGATACGCGCGCCCTTGAGTCTCCTTGCCTGGGCATGCACGTAGCCATGCTCGATGCTGACTTCGGCACCCATGGCCTGAAGGCCCTTGATATGCTGGTCGACGGGCCGCAGCCCGATGGCGCAACCGCCAGGCAATGACACCTTGGCATCGCCGAAACGCGCCACCAAGGGGCCAAGGACGAGCACCGATGCCCGCATGGTGCGCACCAACTCGTAAGGCGCCACCGGAGAATGGACATTGGCCGCGGTCAAGCACACGCCCAACTTCTCGTCGAGTTCCACCTCCACGCCCATCTGCCCCAAGAGGGTTAGATTGGTCGTGACATCGCGCAGGTGCGGCACGTTTTGCACCCGCAAAGTCTCCGGGGTGAGGAGTGAAGCGCACAGGATGGGCAGCGCGGCGTTCTTGGCGCCGGAAACGCGTACCTCGCCGGTGAGGCGCTCTCCGCCTTCGATCAGCAACTTGTCCAAATTAGTTCGCTTCCCGTGCCCATTGGTCGGGCGTCAAGGTCTTCATGGAG
Protein-coding sequences here:
- the murA gene encoding UDP-N-acetylglucosamine 1-carboxyvinyltransferase, coding for MDKLLIEGGERLTGEVRVSGAKNAALPILCASLLTPETLRVQNVPHLRDVTTNLTLLGQMGVEVELDEKLGVCLTAANVHSPVAPYELVRTMRASVLVLGPLVARFGDAKVSLPGGCAIGLRPVDQHIKGLQAMGAEVSIEHGYVHAQARRLKGARIVMDLVTVTGTENLMMAATLAQGTTVLENAAREPEVVDLARCLIAMGAKISGEGSDVITIEGVARLGAATHGVMPDRIEMGTFLVAGAITQGDIRLRDTRPGLADAVLAKLREAGAQVEEGADWVGVRMTGKPKAVSLRTSPFPAFPTDMQAQFMALNSVAEGTAVMTETIFENRFMHVQELRRLGARIDVEGNTAIIRGVSQLEGASVMATDLRASACLVLAGLVSNGQTLVDRAYHLDRGYECIEEKLGQLGARIRRTR